The DNA window TGTTTTCTTCACCGGATCCGAGATCGACGAGATCGCGGACCGCTGCAAGGAGGGGGGGACCCACCGCGCCTTCTACGAGAAACTGAAACAGTTCGCCGACAGCCGGATCGGCGCGGGGAAGACGAAGAGCGTCTACCTGCCGGACTACGCACTGGTCTATAAGATTCACAAGCAATGGAATGAGGAGGGCTACCAGGGAGGCGGCTTCGACGAGGAGACCTACTGGAGCTTCACGCGGAGCGCGCTTCTCTCCTCGGCCAACTGGGGGACCGGCTCCTACGCCGCCGAGTACGCCATGGCGGTCGACTGGATCTGGGAAAAGCTCTCCTCTTCGGACGTGCAGGCCATCGCCGCCAAGGCGGGGAATCCCGTCACCTCCGTCGCGGACGGCCAGACCTGGCGGGACAACACGACCTACTACACGCTGGTCTATCTTTTCCGTTCCCTCGCCTTCGCCGGTTCCGTCGTCGACGGCGGCGCCTACACCGCCGAGTATCAGGCGACCTGCGGGTACATCGAGGACTACTTCGCCCCCGCCCTCGAATTGATGGGCGGCGTGGGCGCCACCGGCCCCGGTTATGAAACGATCCTGCAGTTCGACCGCTCCTGGACCATCGAGGCGTTCACGGCGGCGACCGGCATGGACGGTTGGGCGCTCACCGGCAAATGGGCCGAGGAATGGGGGAAATGGATCGTCTACTCCGACGTCCCCCACCGGGGCGTGCTCGAGCCGAACCAGGACACGGTCACGCCTGTCTGGAGCGACAAGTACAAGAACGTGGCGATCATCGCCGCCCGCGCCCGCGACCCGTACAACCAGGACTTCACCTGGGATTACTGGGAGGACATCCTCGGGCGGAGCATCTCGGACGAGAAGAACTGCGCCCTCTGGAGCCTCGCCCTCTGGTACGACCCGACCGTGCCGACCTATAGCCCGTCGACCTCGCCCAAGGCGGTTCGCCTCGGCGCCGACGGGATGGACCACGTCTACATGACCACCGGCCTGGGAGACAACGACGCCACCTGGGCCTGCTTCGAAGCGGGTCTCTACCTCTACGGCCACCAACACCAGGACGCGGGCGCCTTCACCATCCATCGAAAGGGGGACCTCGCCCTCGACAGCGGTTTCTACGGGCAGTACCGCTCCACCGCCGGCGGCTCCCACGCGATCAACTATTACCACCGCTCCACGGCGCACAACACCGTGTCGATCTATGATCCCGGCGAGGAGTTTTACTGGGGCGCCAGCGATCCCTCGAACGGGCCGATCGCCAACGACGGCGGCCAGATCCTCCCGCGGAGCGCGCCCAACCTGGAGGAGGTCCTCGCCGACTCCACCTTCCACCCGGGCAAGATGCTCGCCTTCGAGACGAACGACAGCTACACCTATTGTCAGGCGGATCTCCACAACGCCTACAACCAGGAAGCGCTCGCCGAGAGTCGGGACATACCCTTCCACCCGAACAAGCTGAGTCACATCACCCGCGAGTTCGTCTTTCTGCGTCCGGACTACTTCGTGGTGATGGACCGGGTGGTTTCCACCGACGCCGATTTCGTCAAGGTGTGGAACCTTCACGTCGCCTCCGATCCCTCCGTGTTGGACGGGGGCTCGGGAACGCTGCGCATGGGGAACGCCGAAGCGGGAATCCGGGACTATCCGGGCGCGAGCCTCGTGAAGGTCACCGACGCGAGCGACCTGTACTCACGCGGAAGCCTCTTCCTCAAGGTG is part of the Candidatus Eisenbacteria bacterium genome and encodes:
- a CDS encoding heparinase II/III family protein; its protein translation is MRRNLSYAPLLLTTLTILLAVGAASAYNLPPNHPRVFFTGSEIDEIADRCKEGGTHRAFYEKLKQFADSRIGAGKTKSVYLPDYALVYKIHKQWNEEGYQGGGFDEETYWSFTRSALLSSANWGTGSYAAEYAMAVDWIWEKLSSSDVQAIAAKAGNPVTSVADGQTWRDNTTYYTLVYLFRSLAFAGSVVDGGAYTAEYQATCGYIEDYFAPALELMGGVGATGPGYETILQFDRSWTIEAFTAATGMDGWALTGKWAEEWGKWIVYSDVPHRGVLEPNQDTVTPVWSDKYKNVAIIAARARDPYNQDFTWDYWEDILGRSISDEKNCALWSLALWYDPTVPTYSPSTSPKAVRLGADGMDHVYMTTGLGDNDATWACFEAGLYLYGHQHQDAGAFTIHRKGDLALDSGFYGQYRSTAGGSHAINYYHRSTAHNTVSIYDPGEEFYWGASDPSNGPIANDGGQILPRSAPNLEEVLADSTFHPGKMLAFETNDSYTYCQADLHNAYNQEALAESRDIPFHPNKLSHITREFVFLRPDYFVVMDRVVSTDADFVKVWNLHVASDPSVLDGGSGTLRMGNAEAGIRDYPGASLVKVTDASDLYSRGSLFLKVLLPEQRTVRKIGGRNRDDDGFAYWIGGFDGNGRYDPTEGQNFYWGDWLSGHEYNEDYIERMTIGWGRIEVEATDPALSDVFLNVLYPCDESASSMPETRRIDTENMVGAEIVNERVILFGRESTDGIDSVSYHLSPEDTTGVHTVCNLDAGQTYRVFALDGTVWVRRSGMPAPDGAEEIVSPAPTATASGLVTFSYSGEAGDPVLVEITDLRAESVGTPEDFAVAIRWTTNVAADTRIEFGATAALGSWSALDPALVTEHEIVLSDPDARHDQDLYYRVHSAASGGASAAETGGPFHEDVLPPAIITWVE